A segment of the Campylobacter vulpis genome:
TTGCCACATCATAATAGAAATCATCAATATAATACATCATATTAAAGGAGAAAAAATGTCAGTTAATTTTAAGGGAAATCCCGTTAATTTAAAGGGAAATGTGCCAGAAGTTGGAGCAGAAGCTCCTAAAGTAAGCCTTAAGGCTAAGGATTTAAGTCCTGTGGAGATTGCAAAAGGGGGTAAAACGCAAATTATTCTTACCGTGCCAAGCCTTGACACGCCTGTTTGTGCGAGTGAAGCGAGAGAATTTAATCAAAAAATTGCCACTTTTAAAGGTGCTGAGGTGATTGTTGTAAGTATGGATTTGCCTTTTGCTATGGGAAGATTTTGCTCGACTGAAAATATTGACAATTTAGTCGTAGCAAGTGATTTTGTTACTAAAGAATTTGGAGAAAAATACGGCGTTTTAATTGCTAATAGTGCTTTAGAGGGGCTTTTAGCTAGAGCTGTTTTTGTGATAAAAGATGGTAAAATCGCTTATAAAGAGCTTGTAAAAGAAATCACAGAAATGCCAAATTTTGAAGCTATTGAGAGTTTTTT
Coding sequences within it:
- the tpx gene encoding thiol peroxidase, which gives rise to MSVNFKGNPVNLKGNVPEVGAEAPKVSLKAKDLSPVEIAKGGKTQIILTVPSLDTPVCASEAREFNQKIATFKGAEVIVVSMDLPFAMGRFCSTENIDNLVVASDFVTKEFGEKYGVLIANSALEGLLARAVFVIKDGKIAYKELVKEITEMPNFEAIESFFKDGSSCCGGCGCH